Below is a window of Corvus cornix cornix isolate S_Up_H32 chromosome 10, ASM73873v5, whole genome shotgun sequence DNA.
TTTGGGAATCCATTTGCACTGATAATCTTTTTATAGTAGTCAACAGATGCCTTTGGGTACCGTggtttgttcttgtttttgAAGTCAATGTGATAAAGCCCAAATCTTTCGGAGAAGCCTTTGTTCCATTCAAATTTATCCAGCAGTGACCAGGCAGTGTAACCTTTGACATTAACACCATCATTTAGAGCTGTAAACAGAACACAAATCACTCTGGTAAAGGTGGTTTTTGTCCTTAAAATATGGTTCTGTAAATGTTTTGGTTTATAGCAGGAAGAGATGGGGAGgaggacagaaaaatgaaggccaaagtaatttaatttagaTTCTTTGAAGTTGATATCTTTAGCTTAGAGGTACTAGAGCTCTATGGGCATGGtaatttctcctttctgaaagTGGCAACTGGTGATCCATTGCAGTTTTAAATCTCATGTAGGTTATTGTATTTATTAGTATTAATGTGTTTGCTTAGGTTGTCATTTTGTTGAAAATTTATTAGTCTGGTTTGCTGTCCATTTTGACTTGTGAATATTTATGATGTAAAGAACAAATAGACAAGGTGAAAACACTCCAAAAGTCAAATCCTATAAAGCTGTTTCTAAGTGACCTTTCAGTATCTCATTGATGTATCCCTTGAGATACTGTATCCTCCACTCGTCACACAGCTGAGGGCACTGCACGGTTTCAGACACTCCATTCTCTGTCACATAAATCAGGGGGTTCCCATACTGGgtctgcaaacagaaatgtttaGATTGATTCACATaaaatcattttattttgacagaaaatgtgatttaGCAAAGTGCATTAGGAGAAATTTTCTAGATTTACTTAAGGTAAGAAAAATGTGTAGTAGGATTTTAACTatggggtttattttaaaagactgaatTCTGTAGTTTTCTGAGCTGAAATtaaggcactttttttttacaaagaaaattgcCAATATGACAAGACAAGTAGATGGAACTGTTGAAAATCTAAATCTAAACCAGTGTAagtgcagctcctccaggcatTTTGGTGCTTCCTTTATAATTAAAGATCTGTTCTACTCACCTTGATGAAATTGAGTAATCGTCTGAACCCCCAGGGCACAGAGTAGAGCCACTTAGGGCCTGGagctggccagtttgggtcCACCAATTCAGCCAAGTCACGGTCAGTGTGGTAACTGGACGCTTGGAGAAAGGGAAAGTTCTTCTGCAGAACATAACGAGTTGTAAAATGACCTATTCCCAGGAAATCCGAGGTGCCTTTAATATAGGTTTTCTCTTGCACTGAGAAAGTTGGTAATCTTGATGtccccaggccctgctgggCACTCTTCCTACCTATCAAAATAATTACAGGAAATGCACTTCTGAGGAGCATGGAAATTGGTTTTCTTTATCTCACcaaaaataaatcatagaatcataaaatcctggatggtttgggttgaaagggaccttgaagatcatctcattccaccccctgccatgggcagggacatcttccactatcccaggctgctccaagtcccgtccaccctggccttgaacacttccagggatccaggcacagccacagcttctctgggcagcctctgccagggccaAATATGGTTTTCCTGAATTTAGTGCTAATGTCAAGGACACTTGAGTTtgactgctttttaaagaagagaTTATCTTTGATCCTTTTGGTTTGGAGACGCTGGGTACAATACATGGGGAAACAGTGATCTAAAGTGTCCTGGTGTGTCGTCCCCAAAGTGCTCAGGAGCCATGTCCAGCCTGGGGGCCTTCGGTTGCTTTGCTGTGTCTCACCTGCGCCCTCACTTGACTAAAGCACACATTGGCCAGGAATTACTCCCTTGTAATGTGCTGGAAGCGTGGATTTATTCATGTGTTAGTCAGTTACTGGGACTTACCTACATAATTCTTCATAACTTCTGGGTAGTCCCCTCTGTAAATGGGATTTGCAAACCATCCCAGGTGGAACTGGATGTACCTTTCGGCAGCATCTCTGTCTGTTTGGCTGTGTGGATCAACAGGTTCCCCCCAGCCACTCGTTAGGGAAATTCCAACCATCCCTTAAAACAAAGGGACAATTCTGCAGTTCTTTAAGCCCTTAATATAAACAGCAGCACAGTCACAGAATGAATCCAGATTACCTCTCTGCTCCCTGCGCCAGGTGTTGTTGTAGGAGTGCCAAACCTTGGCGTGAGTCtgtaaaaaaaagtacaaatagAATAAATCATGtgcacattttcctctcttatGCCATGGGCACTATGGAAAGCTGGTGAGCACTTTTTGCACTGAGGTCAGTctgaaaatatcacagaatttcttttgtgtttattaCAGAAACTTTCATTTCATGTAAGACATCACAAGAGCCTTTATGCAAGCTTCCTTCCCTAAATTGGAGGAGATCCACATGGCAGTGACACACAGCCCTCAGGACAGGGTTCTGTCCCATGGCTCTGCTCTTTGGATATCTTTCCCTAATTTATTTAGAGGAAAGTTAATTTTTACCAGAGTCTTCTGAAGTCACTTGCAACATTCAGGTTCATTTCAACAGGCCAGGATGTTACTGCTTAATTCTAGACTAACCtggatcttttctttttcaaccaGCTTCAAACAAACTATTAGAGACATCTAtaatataagaaaaattcaaattgttGCAACAGTGTTAAATGAAGCACCTAACATTGGGACTGCCTTGGATTATGCACTGGAGTTTTAAAGCCAGATGGTAATTTCAGAGTCCTAGTTGGAAATGACATGGTTGTGAAACTATTCCTGTTTAAAGAGTGAAATCTGATAAAAATCCTTAATTGGCACGTAATTTCAAGCACGTGTTCAGgaggtttttttactttaatgATGTGATGAGCAGCCTTGTAGGCGCCGCAGCCGCCGAGCTTCAGTCCTGGCGCGTGTTCTCCTGTTTCATAGCCCTTCTCAGCCACTgcctgcaaacacacagagtCAGCCCTTCTCTGGGCACCAGAGCCAGGGAATGTGCTCCCTCCTGTGGATcctgtgctctcctgcctggGCTGTCCGTCTCCAgtccccttttcccttccccgTGGCTCCCATTTCCTCCCCCGCTGCCTGGTTGGTACTGTGCTGTGGCTTGTTGGGAACAGGGTGTTGGTGAGGAGTGAGCTGATGGAATGGGAAAGGGTAAATAACAGCTGCCTTTCCAATTCCTGTGTCTCTCCAGCTGAGgagttttcaaaatattcctggAATTTCATGTCTTAAATCTCTGCCCTTGTGCAAAATCTGCCCGCTGACATTTTTGGCCACAAAGATTAATGGTTtaaatctttcctcttccctctccctctccattTTCTTAACCTACTCTCCTCTAGTGTCACTTCCACATAATTTTGGGAACAGAACTGTGGAATCAGAGTGATTGGAAGGAAAGCACTGATGATTTACCCAAGGATTGCTGAACGTAATCCAGTGTTTCACACGATCGCCAAACTTCTCAAAGCACAGATTTGCataatcattaaaataatttatcatgCTTATATTCTGCCAGCCACCATACTTTTCTTGGAGAACCTTTGGAAATAAGAATTTCAAGAGTCACTAATTGTACTTGAATGTCAGCTGCTGCataaaaaaagacttttatttctatttcattctgtttctagctcagaaagatttttcaaaacttcaatgcatataaaatgcaaatgaatagGAAATACTTACAAGTTCTTAAAATCATGCAGACTTCTCTAATTTTAAGTACCCTTAGTTCTTAAccttagaaaattatttctatcaGAAGCCTTTATTTGAGGTGTTTGACTAATTTAAATATTGTCTGACCTGTGGCAGATCCCAGTGGTAGAGGCTCACAATAGGGGTGATATTGTTTTCCAGAAGACTGTTAATTGTATCATTG
It encodes the following:
- the LCTL gene encoding lactase-like protein, with the translated sequence MRRDILRSWAVLVAVMGLSAAEDFPWTKNNPGSFYYGTFPAGFLWGVGSSAYQTEGAWDKDGKGPSIWDAFTHKKGKVFRNETGDSTCDGYYKVKDDIQLLKELKVNHYLLSISWPRIMPTGIKAEQLNEKGIQFYNDTINSLLENNITPIVSLYHWDLPQVLQEKYGGWQNISMINYFNDYANLCFEKFGDRVKHWITFSNPWAVAEKGYETGEHAPGLKLGGCGAYKAAHHIIKTHAKVWHSYNNTWRREQRGMVGISLTSGWGEPVDPHSQTDRDAAERYIQFHLGWFANPIYRGDYPEVMKNYVGRKSAQQGLGTSRLPTFSVQEKTYIKGTSDFLGIGHFTTRYVLQKNFPFLQASSYHTDRDLAELVDPNWPAPGPKWLYSVPWGFRRLLNFIKTQYGNPLIYVTENGVSETVQCPQLCDEWRIQYLKGYINEILKALNDGVNVKGYTAWSLLDKFEWNKGFSERFGLYHIDFKNKNKPRYPKASVDYYKKIISANGFPNPREVENWHRKAMDTCSATHQHLAADSLITHMEMVTEIVLPTVFTLCILISIVLLIFYLRNHS